One Novosphingobium sp. EMRT-2 DNA segment encodes these proteins:
- a CDS encoding class III extradiol ring-cleavage dioxygenase, translating to MVQPVYFLSHGGGPWPWLEGPFRRDFDWLEASLKALPGQLPEPPKAVLAISGHWEEAEFTVSSAAQPGMVYDYFGFPEHTYQIRYPAPGSPAVAGRVLDLAAQAGIAMNADPARGFDHGTFSMLQPIYPDAHVPVVSLSMKQGYDPAAHLALGRALAPLRAEGVLIIGSGLSYHNLRLFDARAFEPSAQFDAWLRHALIDLAPEDRARALEQWDAAPSARIAHPREDHLIPLMVAVGAAGSDPATCIYSQNDLRGGITASAYRFGEDRSASGFDRLAA from the coding sequence ATGGTGCAGCCCGTCTATTTCCTGTCCCACGGCGGAGGCCCCTGGCCCTGGCTGGAAGGCCCGTTCCGGCGCGATTTCGATTGGCTCGAAGCCTCGCTCAAGGCCCTGCCCGGGCAGTTGCCCGAACCGCCCAAGGCGGTGCTCGCGATTTCCGGGCACTGGGAGGAGGCGGAATTCACCGTATCCTCCGCGGCCCAGCCGGGGATGGTCTATGACTATTTCGGCTTTCCCGAGCACACCTACCAGATCCGCTATCCCGCGCCCGGTTCGCCCGCAGTGGCGGGACGCGTGCTGGATCTCGCCGCGCAGGCCGGCATCGCGATGAACGCCGATCCGGCGCGCGGGTTCGATCACGGCACGTTCTCGATGCTCCAGCCGATTTATCCCGACGCGCACGTGCCGGTCGTCAGCCTGTCGATGAAGCAGGGCTATGACCCGGCCGCGCATCTGGCGCTGGGGCGGGCGCTGGCGCCGCTGCGCGCGGAAGGCGTGCTGATCATCGGCTCCGGTCTGTCCTATCACAACCTTCGCTTGTTCGACGCGCGCGCGTTCGAACCCTCCGCGCAGTTCGACGCCTGGCTGCGCCATGCCCTGATCGACCTGGCGCCGGAAGACCGCGCGCGGGCGCTGGAGCAGTGGGATGCCGCGCCTTCCGCGCGGATCGCCCACCCGCGCGAGGATCACCTGATTCCGCTGATGGTCGCGGTCGGCGCGGCGGGAAGCGATCCGGCCACCTGCATCTATTCGCAGAACGATCTGCGCGGCGGCATCACCGCGTCGGCCTATCGCTTCGGCGAGGACCGTAGCGCCAGCGGGTTCGATCGGCTGGCGGCGTGA
- a CDS encoding ATP-binding protein encodes MMRLVAAVFVLQLLSSMAAIFFLRSEMLEVVRSDRVRQVTDLRDDLLTAYYDGGRDELANFINAKRGSAADPTVFIALSGQGPTILNNLSRVPSISVSAQPHIVHIHRGPSLPETEGMAIASSLPGGDTLVVGVLGAVERRFTLAFAAAIGLTVVIAVALATVSALLLGFVISQRTHEIADTAAELASGNFGARLSTRDTGDGFDHLRLQMNLMAERIDELVSQLSAISGALAHDLRSPVTRLSAAIDTALARVDEPGAADALQAARADADALRSMLENALEISRLEGGAIQDRRVPLDLAAVAEDLVELYEPLAEQSGVTLCADARSVTVPADREFLSRALANLIDNALKYGGSTITVATRAVEGWGEIIVSDDGPGIPEQDRARVVERFVRLDNARTRTGGGLGLAMVAAVARLHGGELVLSGERGLVATLRLPR; translated from the coding sequence ATGATGCGGCTGGTGGCCGCCGTGTTCGTGCTGCAACTTCTGTCCAGCATGGCGGCGATCTTCTTCCTGCGCTCCGAGATGCTGGAAGTGGTGCGCAGCGATCGCGTGCGGCAGGTGACCGACCTGCGCGATGACCTGCTGACGGCCTATTACGACGGCGGTCGCGACGAACTGGCCAATTTCATCAACGCCAAGCGCGGCAGCGCGGCCGACCCCACGGTGTTCATCGCGCTTTCGGGGCAGGGGCCGACGATCCTCAACAACCTGTCGCGCGTGCCCTCGATTTCGGTATCGGCGCAGCCGCACATCGTGCACATCCATCGCGGCCCCAGCCTGCCCGAAACGGAGGGGATGGCGATCGCCAGCAGTCTGCCCGGCGGCGACACGCTGGTCGTCGGCGTGCTCGGCGCGGTCGAGCGGCGCTTCACGCTGGCCTTCGCGGCGGCGATCGGCCTTACCGTCGTCATCGCCGTAGCCCTTGCCACCGTGAGCGCGCTGCTGCTCGGCTTCGTGATCAGCCAGCGCACGCATGAGATCGCCGACACCGCGGCGGAACTGGCTTCCGGCAATTTCGGCGCGCGCCTGTCGACGCGGGATACGGGGGACGGGTTCGATCACCTGCGCCTGCAGATGAACCTGATGGCGGAACGGATCGACGAACTGGTCTCGCAGCTCAGCGCCATTTCCGGGGCGCTGGCGCACGATCTGCGCTCGCCCGTCACCCGGCTGTCGGCGGCGATCGACACGGCGCTGGCGCGCGTGGACGAACCCGGCGCGGCGGACGCGCTGCAGGCGGCGCGCGCGGATGCCGACGCCCTGCGATCCATGCTGGAAAACGCGCTGGAGATCAGCCGGCTGGAAGGCGGCGCCATCCAGGATCGCCGCGTGCCGCTGGATCTGGCCGCCGTGGCCGAGGATCTGGTCGAACTCTACGAACCGCTGGCGGAACAATCGGGTGTGACGCTGTGTGCCGATGCGCGCAGCGTCACCGTGCCGGCCGATCGCGAATTCCTGTCGCGCGCGCTCGCCAATCTGATCGACAATGCGCTGAAATATGGCGGCTCCACGATCACGGTCGCCACGCGCGCGGTCGAGGGCTGGGGCGAGATCATCGTTAGCGACGATGGACCCGGCATTCCCGAGCAGGACCGGGCGCGCGTGGTCGAACGGTTCGTGCGGCTGGACAATGCGCGCACGCGCACCGGGGGCGGGCTGGGGCTCGCCATGGTCGCCGCCGTGGCGCGGCTCCATGGCGGCGAACTGGTGCTGTCAGGTGAGCGCGGGCTCGTGGCTACCCTGCGGCTCCCGCGCTGA
- a CDS encoding response regulator transcription factor: protein MAGRILLVEDDPQIGDYIARGLDEEGFTVDRATTGRDGLFLATDSQFDVVVLDRMLPGMDGLSVLKALRAAEVRTPVIILSALGSTDDRIAGLTAGADDYLGKPFSFAELLARVQALIRRGGGTAQKPAQETTLRCSDLELDRLTRQVRRGTRKIALQPREFRLLEYMLLHQGEVVTRTMLLEAVWDYHFDPGTNVIDVHISRLRRKIDDGEDQPLFHTVRGAGYRLALD, encoded by the coding sequence GTGGCTGGACGTATCCTGCTGGTCGAAGACGATCCCCAGATCGGTGATTACATCGCGCGGGGACTGGATGAGGAAGGTTTCACGGTCGATCGCGCCACGACCGGGCGCGACGGCCTGTTCCTGGCCACCGACAGCCAGTTTGACGTGGTGGTGCTGGACCGGATGCTGCCGGGGATGGACGGCCTTTCCGTGCTGAAGGCGCTTCGTGCGGCCGAAGTGCGGACGCCGGTGATCATCCTGTCGGCGCTGGGCAGCACCGATGACCGGATCGCGGGGCTGACAGCGGGCGCGGACGACTACCTCGGCAAACCGTTTTCCTTCGCCGAACTGCTGGCGCGCGTGCAGGCGCTGATCCGCCGTGGCGGCGGAACGGCGCAGAAGCCGGCGCAGGAAACGACATTGCGGTGCAGCGATCTCGAACTGGACCGGCTCACCCGGCAGGTGCGCCGGGGAACGCGCAAGATCGCGCTGCAGCCGCGCGAATTCCGCCTGCTGGAATACATGCTGCTGCACCAGGGCGAGGTGGTGACGCGGACCATGCTGCTGGAGGCGGTGTGGGACTATCACTTCGATCCCGGCACCAACGTCATCGACGTGCATATCAGCCGGCTTCGGCGCAAGATCGACGACGGGGAGGATCAGCCGCTGTTCCACACGGTGCGCGGGGCGGGATACCGGCTGGCGCTGGACTGA
- a CDS encoding autotransporter outer membrane beta-barrel domain-containing protein produces the protein MHRHRTPRFLATVSFATLTFALGAEVALADTTVSGNSTTPVLTSTGGNVTVASGGTITLVNGSAVTVDSSNTATVASGGTIAMGAGNGATGITVNPGTSTTISNAGAINVTENYTAPFITNNGVNIADGPIAAASNRYGIHVLSGGTVTGSVTNSGTISVEGLNSAGIALDSTLNGNLANTGTISVKGDNSAGIRTSAVTGNVTVGGTVTAIGQGAQALVTSGDIGGTLKINGTLGQATTYTADDGTSQVLSRTALQSGAAAVEVDGNVAGGVLIAAPNSSTSTETTGSIQSYGSSPGLQIGGANNIAIGTVASNDGTYSVAVDGSVTANAYYSSTNAYGIVIGGKGGNVNLAGGIGINGNVTATTNDANATAILINQGSTVPTLYVSGTVKAASTSLGISAYAVRDLSGTLTTVNNTGFITSNQGSQSGAIDLSANTSGVTVKQYLNATDAASQKTDKAAAGYNVDTATVYAAITGNIYTGSGNDTLDVETGKITGNTFLGAGNDTVIMADDSKYIGNIDFGTGTATMTMGGNSRFTGTLIFNDQPATLTLNDSSIWRGTVTGGSQATVNVNSGLFAANATGNIAVNTLNVGANGTLGVYIDGTTGTNSTFVTNTATFASGSKITASLTSIAKAEGTYTVLTSNGLTGASNLSASNLALPVLYAGTLATQGNNLQLTIARKTAAQLGLTAAQGAIYNPIIAQAQALTAAGGTPSALETDLLQVADAPTLQAQFNQLMPDYAGGVFDFVTRGSRLAAQHVQDDSSLFTISNVGGWFEPIYFHGGKQTTGTAGFSDHGFGLSGGLERVTGIGNVGLSLTWISGKVNTSSYQSVKTSNLEVGAFWRMAKGPFYAFARVGGSRLSATSARTFTGAVSGTSFNYTAAGKWKGWMITGSGGASYGFDVGGNFQLRPKAIVEYYRLHENAYDETGSAPIILEVAGRNSSALTGTTTLVASWSSGPSSYEGRPFTVEVEGGRRNQLSGHLGTTLANFTDGNQFALTPDSLKSAWIGKVSILQGGLDYTWRLTGGAERAQGVVDYSIRASLSIAL, from the coding sequence ATGCATCGTCACCGCACGCCCCGTTTCCTCGCCACCGTCTCGTTCGCCACGCTGACCTTCGCGCTGGGCGCAGAGGTTGCCCTGGCCGACACCACGGTCAGCGGCAACAGCACCACCCCGGTCCTCACGTCCACGGGCGGCAACGTCACCGTCGCCAGCGGCGGCACGATCACGCTGGTCAACGGCAGCGCGGTGACGGTCGATTCCTCCAACACCGCCACCGTGGCTTCGGGCGGCACGATCGCCATGGGTGCGGGCAACGGCGCGACCGGGATCACCGTCAACCCCGGCACGAGCACGACGATATCGAACGCCGGCGCGATCAACGTCACCGAAAACTACACGGCCCCCTTCATTACCAACAACGGCGTCAACATCGCCGATGGCCCGATCGCGGCCGCATCGAACCGGTACGGCATCCACGTGCTATCGGGCGGCACGGTGACCGGATCGGTCACCAATTCGGGCACGATCTCGGTCGAAGGGCTCAATTCCGCCGGCATCGCGCTCGATTCGACGCTCAACGGCAATCTCGCCAATACCGGCACGATCTCGGTAAAGGGCGATAACAGCGCCGGCATCCGCACGTCCGCGGTAACCGGCAATGTCACCGTGGGCGGAACCGTCACGGCGATCGGCCAGGGCGCGCAGGCGCTGGTCACCAGCGGCGATATCGGCGGCACGCTGAAGATCAACGGCACCCTGGGGCAAGCCACCACCTACACCGCCGACGACGGCACCTCGCAGGTTCTTTCGCGCACCGCGCTGCAAAGCGGGGCAGCCGCGGTGGAAGTGGACGGAAACGTCGCGGGCGGGGTCCTGATCGCGGCTCCCAATTCCAGCACGTCGACCGAGACCACCGGCTCGATCCAGTCCTATGGCAGCAGCCCCGGGCTCCAGATCGGCGGCGCGAACAACATCGCGATCGGCACCGTGGCCAGCAACGATGGCACCTATTCGGTGGCGGTGGACGGCAGCGTGACCGCCAATGCCTATTACAGCTCGACCAACGCCTATGGCATCGTGATCGGGGGCAAGGGCGGCAACGTGAACCTGGCCGGCGGCATCGGCATCAACGGCAACGTCACCGCGACGACCAACGATGCCAACGCCACCGCCATTCTCATCAACCAGGGCTCCACGGTTCCCACGCTTTACGTCAGCGGCACGGTCAAGGCCGCCAGCACATCGCTGGGCATCAGCGCCTACGCGGTCCGCGACCTGTCGGGCACGCTGACGACGGTGAACAACACCGGCTTCATCACCTCCAACCAGGGCAGCCAGTCCGGGGCGATCGATCTTTCCGCCAACACCAGCGGCGTCACCGTCAAGCAGTACCTCAACGCGACCGATGCGGCCTCGCAAAAGACCGACAAGGCCGCGGCGGGCTACAACGTCGATACCGCCACGGTCTATGCGGCGATCACCGGCAACATCTACACCGGCAGCGGCAATGACACGCTGGACGTCGAAACCGGCAAGATCACCGGCAACACGTTCCTTGGCGCCGGCAACGACACCGTGATCATGGCCGACGATTCGAAGTATATCGGCAACATCGATTTCGGCACGGGCACCGCCACGATGACGATGGGCGGCAATTCGCGCTTCACCGGCACGCTGATCTTCAACGACCAGCCGGCCACGCTGACGCTCAACGACAGCTCGATCTGGCGGGGCACCGTCACGGGCGGTTCGCAGGCAACGGTAAACGTCAACTCGGGCCTGTTCGCCGCCAACGCGACCGGCAACATCGCGGTCAACACGCTGAACGTGGGCGCGAACGGCACGCTGGGCGTCTATATCGATGGCACCACCGGCACGAATTCCACCTTCGTCACCAATACCGCGACGTTCGCCAGCGGATCGAAGATCACCGCCTCGCTCACGTCCATCGCCAAGGCGGAAGGCACCTATACGGTGCTGACGTCCAACGGCCTTACCGGCGCTTCGAACCTGAGCGCCAGCAATCTGGCCCTGCCGGTCCTCTACGCCGGCACGCTGGCCACGCAGGGCAACAACCTGCAACTCACCATCGCCCGCAAGACCGCCGCGCAACTGGGGCTGACCGCCGCGCAAGGCGCCATCTACAACCCGATCATCGCGCAGGCCCAGGCGCTGACGGCCGCCGGCGGCACCCCTTCGGCGCTCGAAACCGACCTGCTGCAGGTGGCGGACGCGCCCACGCTGCAAGCGCAGTTCAACCAGCTGATGCCCGATTATGCCGGCGGCGTGTTCGATTTCGTGACGCGCGGTTCGCGCCTTGCCGCGCAGCACGTGCAGGACGATTCCTCGCTGTTCACGATCAGCAACGTGGGCGGCTGGTTCGAGCCGATCTATTTCCACGGCGGCAAGCAGACGACCGGCACCGCCGGCTTCTCCGACCACGGCTTCGGCCTGTCCGGCGGGCTTGAACGCGTGACGGGCATCGGCAACGTCGGCCTTTCGCTTACCTGGATCAGCGGCAAGGTGAACACCAGCAGCTACCAGTCGGTGAAGACCAGCAACCTCGAGGTCGGCGCCTTCTGGCGCATGGCCAAGGGGCCGTTCTACGCCTTCGCCCGCGTGGGGGGGAGCCGCCTTTCGGCAACCTCCGCGCGCACGTTCACGGGGGCCGTCAGCGGCACCAGCTTCAATTATACCGCTGCGGGCAAGTGGAAGGGCTGGATGATCACGGGATCGGGCGGCGCATCCTATGGCTTCGATGTGGGCGGCAACTTCCAGCTGCGCCCCAAGGCGATCGTCGAATACTATCGCCTGCACGAAAACGCCTATGACGAGACCGGCAGCGCGCCGATCATCCTGGAGGTGGCCGGGCGCAACAGCAGCGCGCTGACCGGCACGACCACGCTTGTCGCCAGCTGGAGCAGCGGCCCCAGCTCCTATGAAGGCCGCCCGTTCACCGTCGAAGTGGAAGGCGGCCGGCGCAACCAGCTTTCGGGCCATCTCGGCACCACGCTGGCCAACTTCACCGACGGCAACCAGTTCGCGCTGACG
- a CDS encoding glycosyltransferase yields the protein MSRPIFFDPTGRRRRWTRRGAFAILALLLAVCVIFATTVATVSAPSPLPFGTERTAPLPLKAQVSRLSHRIERLFGRNPAPARKPGAPLTVGFYTSWTDDSADTLAHHSGELDWVAPTLMSIDQAGNLHANDDARMRRVLAAAIHRPLVVPVLQNASNGTWDGAGTARALANPARRAALVQGVDQFLDKTGDGGVMVDFENMPEGSLGLLRQFVADLHARLAPKHRVVSVTMPVDDPAWSARTFAQVADKVVLMAYDEHWQGGEPGPIASNGWFAAHLADSLKGVAASKIIVALGNYAYDWHEGHADSLTVEEAWLAAHDSGANPTWDKASGNAGFAYTDNNVRHDVWLLDAAASWNQMQVLSRMGLNSVALWRLGSEDPGFWNALKSWNAGARTGRAGGARPDLGHISESTNADVEDNGEILRIDATPTPGQRAVSFDPRSNLITSEQYQTLPTPYVVRRTGDRPKLVALTFDDGPDPVWTPQILSVLEQYHVPGTFFVIGENGVGNRGLLRRLVAEGNEIGNHSYTHPNMADESDTGIKLELNATQRLIEAYTGRSTRLFRAPYFGDAEPTTTDELGPALVAQQQGYTIVGLHADPGDWVKGRSADEIVQRTLDAVRNGNGDRSANVILLHDGGGSRAETVKALPRIIATLQAEGYRFVPVSTLAGLTRDDVMPQVSGLDLLAVRADVAIFSSLAAAIDGLDWIFFFAIALGMARAISMTALALFPERRLGLSRESAYRPLVSVIIPAYNEERVIEASVHRILASDYPHMEVIVADDGSKDRTSAIVAAAFGNEPRVRLMTMANGGKASALNRALAQASGEIIVALDADTQFEPQTISKLVRWFELDRIGAVAGNAKVGNRVNIVTRWQAVEYVTAQNIERRALTRFDAIMVVPGAVGAWRRSALEQIGGYPEDTLAEDQDLTIAIQRKGWKIAYDEDAVAWTEAPETLRALGKQRFRWAFGTLQCLWKHRAILRERHPSGLAFVGMPQAWLFQILFALISPLIDLALGISIVGTIVRVMQHGWDQTQTDVLRMGIYWIGFTTVDLLCGWIAYRLDVREKRFPALLLLTQRFVYRQLMYGVVIRAVGAATAGLGIGWGKLERTGRVSVAPSATAAAPAPAAPPEAPSAREPQGSHEPALT from the coding sequence GTGTCACGTCCAATCTTTTTCGATCCGACTGGCCGTCGCCGCCGCTGGACCCGCCGCGGCGCCTTCGCGATTCTGGCGCTCCTGCTGGCCGTCTGCGTGATTTTCGCGACGACCGTGGCGACCGTCAGCGCCCCTTCCCCCCTTCCGTTCGGGACCGAACGCACCGCACCGCTGCCCCTGAAGGCGCAGGTCAGCCGCCTCTCCCACCGGATCGAACGCCTGTTCGGCCGCAATCCCGCGCCCGCGCGCAAGCCCGGCGCGCCGCTGACCGTCGGCTTTTACACCTCCTGGACCGATGACAGCGCCGATACGCTGGCGCACCATTCCGGCGAGCTGGACTGGGTCGCGCCGACGCTGATGTCGATCGACCAGGCCGGCAACCTCCATGCCAACGACGACGCCCGGATGCGCCGCGTGCTGGCCGCCGCAATTCACCGCCCCTTGGTCGTCCCGGTGCTGCAGAACGCCAGCAACGGAACGTGGGACGGCGCGGGCACTGCCCGCGCGCTGGCCAACCCGGCCCGCCGCGCCGCGCTGGTGCAGGGCGTCGACCAGTTTCTCGACAAGACCGGCGACGGCGGGGTGATGGTCGATTTCGAGAACATGCCGGAAGGCAGCCTGGGGCTGCTCCGCCAGTTCGTGGCCGATCTGCACGCGCGGCTTGCGCCGAAGCACCGGGTGGTGTCGGTGACGATGCCGGTCGACGATCCGGCCTGGTCCGCGCGCACCTTCGCGCAAGTCGCCGACAAGGTCGTGCTCATGGCCTATGACGAGCACTGGCAGGGTGGCGAACCCGGTCCGATCGCGTCAAACGGTTGGTTCGCGGCCCATCTTGCCGATTCGCTGAAGGGCGTGGCCGCCAGCAAGATCATCGTCGCGCTGGGCAACTATGCCTATGACTGGCACGAAGGCCATGCCGACAGCCTGACGGTCGAGGAAGCCTGGCTCGCCGCGCACGACAGCGGGGCGAACCCCACCTGGGACAAGGCGAGCGGCAACGCCGGCTTCGCCTATACCGACAACAACGTCCGCCACGACGTGTGGCTGCTCGATGCCGCCGCCAGCTGGAACCAGATGCAGGTCCTTTCGCGCATGGGGCTCAATTCGGTCGCGCTGTGGCGGCTGGGATCGGAAGACCCCGGCTTCTGGAACGCGCTCAAGAGCTGGAACGCCGGCGCCCGGACCGGGCGCGCGGGCGGAGCGCGCCCCGATCTTGGCCACATCAGCGAATCGACCAATGCCGATGTCGAGGACAATGGCGAGATCCTGCGCATCGACGCGACGCCGACGCCCGGCCAGCGCGCCGTGTCGTTCGATCCGCGCTCGAACCTGATCACCAGCGAACAGTACCAGACGCTGCCCACGCCCTATGTCGTGCGCCGCACCGGCGACCGGCCCAAGCTGGTAGCGCTGACCTTCGACGACGGCCCCGATCCGGTCTGGACGCCGCAGATCCTTTCCGTGCTGGAACAGTACCATGTGCCCGGCACGTTCTTCGTGATCGGCGAAAACGGCGTGGGCAACCGGGGGCTGCTGCGCCGCCTGGTTGCCGAAGGCAACGAGATAGGCAACCACAGCTATACCCATCCGAACATGGCGGACGAGAGCGACACCGGCATCAAGCTGGAGCTCAACGCCACGCAGCGGCTGATCGAAGCCTATACCGGCCGTTCCACCCGCCTGTTCCGCGCGCCCTATTTCGGGGATGCCGAGCCGACCACGACCGATGAGCTGGGGCCGGCGCTGGTGGCGCAGCAACAGGGCTATACCATCGTCGGCCTCCACGCCGATCCGGGCGACTGGGTCAAGGGCCGCAGCGCCGACGAGATCGTGCAGCGCACGCTCGATGCCGTGCGCAACGGCAACGGCGATCGTTCCGCCAACGTGATCCTGCTGCACGATGGCGGCGGCAGCCGGGCGGAAACGGTGAAGGCGCTGCCGCGCATCATCGCCACGCTGCAGGCCGAAGGCTATCGCTTCGTGCCGGTATCGACGCTGGCCGGCCTGACCCGCGACGACGTGATGCCGCAGGTTTCCGGGCTGGATCTGCTGGCCGTGCGCGCCGACGTGGCGATCTTCTCGAGCCTGGCGGCGGCGATCGACGGTCTGGACTGGATCTTCTTCTTCGCCATCGCGCTCGGCATGGCGCGGGCGATCAGCATGACCGCGCTGGCCCTGTTCCCCGAACGCCGCCTGGGCCTGTCGCGCGAGTCCGCCTATCGTCCGCTGGTGAGCGTCATCATCCCCGCCTACAACGAGGAGCGGGTGATCGAGGCGTCGGTCCACCGCATCCTCGCCAGCGACTATCCGCACATGGAAGTGATCGTGGCGGACGACGGATCAAAGGATCGCACCAGCGCGATCGTGGCCGCCGCCTTCGGCAACGAGCCGCGCGTGCGGCTGATGACCATGGCCAACGGCGGCAAGGCCTCGGCGCTCAACCGGGCGCTGGCGCAGGCCAGTGGCGAGATCATCGTCGCGCTCGACGCCGATACGCAGTTCGAGCCGCAGACGATCAGCAAGCTGGTCCGCTGGTTCGAACTCGATCGCATCGGCGCGGTCGCCGGCAATGCCAAGGTGGGCAACCGCGTGAACATCGTCACGCGCTGGCAGGCCGTGGAATACGTCACCGCGCAGAACATCGAACGCCGCGCGCTGACCCGGTTCGACGCGATCATGGTGGTGCCCGGCGCGGTGGGCGCCTGGCGGCGCAGCGCGCTCGAGCAAATCGGCGGCTATCCCGAAGACACGCTGGCCGAGGACCAGGACCTGACCATCGCCATCCAGCGCAAGGGCTGGAAGATCGCCTACGACGAGGACGCGGTGGCGTGGACCGAAGCACCCGAAACGCTGCGCGCGCTGGGCAAACAGCGTTTCCGCTGGGCGTTCGGCACGCTCCAGTGCCTGTGGAAGCACCGCGCGATCCTGCGCGAGCGGCACCCCAGCGGCCTTGCCTTCGTGGGTATGCCGCAGGCCTGGCTGTTCCAGATCCTGTTCGCGCTGATTTCGCCGCTGATCGATCTGGCGCTCGGCATCTCGATCGTGGGAACGATCGTGCGCGTGATGCAGCACGGCTGGGACCAGACGCAGACCGACGTGTTGCGCATGGGCATCTACTGGATCGGCTTTACCACCGTGGACCTGCTGTGCGGCTGGATCGCCTATCGCCTCGACGTGCGCGAAAAGCGCTTCCCGGCACTGTTGCTGCTGACGCAACGCTTCGTCTATCGCCAGCTGATGTACGGCGTGGTGATCCGCGCGGTGGGCGCGGCGACGGCGGGGCTGGGGATCGGCTGGGGCAAGCTGGAACGGACCGGCCGCGTCAGCGTCGCCCCGTCGGCCACCGCTGCCGCTCCGGCCCCCGCCGCTCCGCCCGAAGCGCCTTCAGCGCGGGAGCCGCAGGGTAGCCACGAGCCCGCGCTCACCTGA
- a CDS encoding AcvB/VirJ family lysyl-phosphatidylglycerol hydrolase: MADSSLGRKLLGWAAVLPIVAVAAVGAGGCFLRDPTRFQPAAQSITGRPVAVYFAGTAGLLPLGDEPDIAAALRRQGVPVLRVDTPSLFVGDRDRAYVDQLVDDSIREALSASGAEHVALIGFAFGADILDTGLGAVPPDLRHRISSVVLIRPDPTVHFYAGPAWLRLHDLPDSDPHRTLRLLRGLNVTCIQADSDNLCASPGLEGMLRVSLAGPRPTFWQKRDLTAAATHAVLFPAGVMQ; encoded by the coding sequence ATGGCCGATAGCTCTTTGGGTCGCAAATTGCTGGGCTGGGCAGCCGTCCTCCCCATCGTCGCGGTAGCGGCGGTCGGGGCAGGCGGTTGCTTCCTGCGCGATCCGACGCGCTTTCAACCCGCCGCGCAATCCATCACCGGCCGCCCGGTCGCGGTTTATTTCGCCGGGACGGCCGGACTGCTGCCGCTGGGCGACGAACCCGACATAGCAGCAGCCCTGCGACGCCAAGGCGTGCCTGTGCTGAGAGTGGATACCCCCTCCCTGTTCGTGGGCGATAGGGACCGGGCCTATGTCGATCAACTGGTGGATGACAGCATTCGCGAGGCGCTTTCGGCCAGCGGCGCCGAGCACGTCGCGCTGATCGGCTTCGCGTTCGGCGCGGACATTCTCGACACCGGCCTCGGCGCGGTTCCGCCCGATCTGCGGCATCGCATTTCGTCCGTGGTGCTGATCCGCCCTGATCCCACGGTCCATTTCTACGCGGGGCCGGCGTGGCTGCGGCTGCATGACCTGCCCGACAGCGATCCGCATCGTACCCTGCGCCTGTTGCGGGGTCTCAACGTCACCTGCATTCAGGCGGATAGCGACAACCTGTGCGCCTCGCCGGGGCTGGAGGGCATGCTGCGCGTGTCGTTAGCCGGCCCCCGCCCGACGTTCTGGCAGAAGCGCGATCTCACCGCGGCGGCCACGCATGCGGTCCTGTTTCCGGCAGGGGTGATGCAATGA
- a CDS encoding RNA polymerase sigma factor, with translation MTFLGDSGADGAFVADHASLAPDAPMLWSAFDDLSLMGEVGRGVIAAFSVLVERHTPALYRVAMRMLGDGHEAEDVVQECFTRLWQQAPRWQSSGAGLVGWLHRVAMNLCFDRKRRFRVVITPDLPERADPMPLADATIEADQARAAVAGALADLPERYRAALVLCYYEGFTNALAAEVLELNIKAMESLLFRARRHLRELLEARDVGVADLRAREPTVAYGMELRA, from the coding sequence GTGACTTTCCTAGGCGATTCCGGAGCGGACGGGGCATTCGTGGCCGATCACGCCTCGCTTGCGCCCGACGCTCCCATGCTGTGGTCGGCGTTCGACGACCTGTCTTTGATGGGCGAAGTGGGACGTGGCGTGATCGCCGCGTTTTCCGTGCTGGTCGAACGGCATACCCCCGCGCTCTACCGCGTGGCCATGCGCATGCTGGGCGATGGGCACGAAGCCGAAGACGTGGTGCAGGAATGCTTCACGCGCCTGTGGCAGCAGGCCCCGCGATGGCAATCGAGCGGGGCGGGGCTGGTGGGCTGGCTCCATCGCGTCGCGATGAACTTGTGCTTCGACCGGAAGCGCCGTTTTCGCGTGGTGATCACGCCCGATCTGCCCGAACGGGCCGATCCCATGCCGCTTGCCGACGCCACGATCGAAGCGGATCAGGCGCGCGCAGCCGTGGCCGGGGCCTTGGCGGACCTGCCTGAACGGTATCGGGCCGCGCTCGTGCTGTGCTATTACGAGGGCTTCACAAACGCGCTTGCCGCCGAAGTTCTGGAACTTAACATAAAGGCCATGGAATCGCTTCTGTTCAGGGCACGGCGTCACCTGCGCGAATTGCTGGAAGCGCGCGACGTGGGCGTTGCCGATCTGCGCGCGCGCGAACCGACCGTGGCCTATGGCATGGAACTGCGGGCATGA